From one Micromonospora siamensis genomic stretch:
- a CDS encoding ABC transporter ATP-binding protein has product MSEPTPVLRLRDLHVDYRLAGGLFSGGRRVRAVAGVDLTVPAASTVGIVGESGCGKSTLARTIVGLLPPARGQVLLGDVDLATAPRATRRRLRPDVQMVFQDPYASLNPWMSVRDLISEPWQIHPGIVPRERWDAEVDRLLELVGLRTSQRGLRPHQFSGGQRQRICIARALAVRPKVIVCDEAVSALDVSIRAQILNLLREVQDETGVSYVFVSHDLGVVRHVADTVAVMYLGRFVEQGRTDEVFGAPAHPYTQALLSAAPAVDDWRNDRPEEIVLGGEVPSPLSPPSGCRFRTRCPKAETTCAQVEPELTERAAGHRVACHFAEADARYGIAG; this is encoded by the coding sequence ATGTCTGAACCGACCCCGGTCCTGCGGCTGCGGGACCTGCACGTCGACTACCGGCTCGCCGGCGGGCTCTTCTCCGGCGGCCGGCGGGTCCGGGCGGTGGCCGGCGTCGACCTGACCGTGCCGGCCGCCAGCACCGTCGGCATCGTCGGCGAGTCCGGCTGCGGCAAGTCCACCCTGGCCCGCACCATCGTCGGGCTGCTGCCGCCCGCCCGCGGGCAGGTGCTCCTCGGCGACGTCGACCTGGCCACCGCGCCGCGGGCCACCCGCCGCCGGCTGCGACCCGACGTGCAGATGGTCTTCCAGGACCCGTACGCGTCGCTCAACCCGTGGATGAGCGTCCGGGACCTGATCAGCGAGCCGTGGCAGATCCACCCCGGCATCGTGCCCCGGGAGCGGTGGGACGCCGAGGTCGACCGGCTGCTCGAACTGGTCGGCCTGCGCACCAGCCAGCGCGGCCTGCGACCGCACCAGTTCTCCGGCGGCCAGCGGCAGCGCATCTGCATCGCCCGGGCGCTGGCCGTACGCCCCAAGGTGATCGTCTGTGACGAGGCGGTCTCCGCGCTCGACGTCTCCATCCGGGCGCAGATCCTCAACCTGCTGCGCGAGGTGCAGGACGAGACGGGCGTGTCGTACGTCTTCGTCTCCCACGACCTGGGGGTGGTGCGCCACGTCGCGGACACCGTCGCCGTGATGTACCTCGGCCGCTTCGTCGAGCAGGGCCGCACCGACGAGGTGTTCGGCGCCCCGGCCCACCCGTACACCCAGGCGCTGCTGTCCGCCGCGCCGGCCGTCGACGACTGGCGCAACGACCGCCCCGAGGAGATCGTCCTCGGCGGCGAGGTGCCGTCCCCGCTGTCGCCCCCGTCGGGCTGCCGGTTCCGTACCCGCTGCCCGAAGGCCGAGACGACCTGCGCGCAGGTCGAGCCGGAACTCACCGAGCGGGCCGCCGGCCACCGGGTGGCCTGCCACTTCGCCGAGGCCGACGCGCGGTACGGGATCGCCGGATGA
- a CDS encoding ABC transporter permease, which translates to MTLHPASPAEAPDRAPAGEPAVTPTPAASAPTRRRIPPRARISLAFLALVVLAAAFGPVLLPYSATETDLPNRLLPPGASLSGGGVALLGTDQLGRDLLAQILAGSRVSVVVGLATVLIGGFVGLVLGLLAGYFGGWADTLISRLGDVQLAFPSVLLAILIAGVLGPSLTNIIIALAVTRWVIFARVVRASAITVHALEYVDSARVLGVGHLRILIRYILPSCWAPLLVAGTAQIGLAMVGEASLSFLGLGVPVTQASWGATISDGRDYLSSAWWISTLPGVALALVVVAVGLVSDAYRDHTDPRAAL; encoded by the coding sequence ATGACCCTGCATCCCGCCTCCCCGGCGGAGGCCCCCGACCGCGCCCCGGCCGGGGAACCCGCCGTCACCCCGACGCCCGCCGCGTCCGCCCCGACCCGCCGCCGGATCCCGCCGCGCGCCCGGATCTCCCTGGCCTTCCTCGCCCTGGTGGTGCTGGCCGCCGCGTTCGGGCCGGTGCTGCTGCCCTACTCGGCCACCGAGACCGACCTGCCCAACCGGCTGCTGCCGCCCGGCGCCAGCCTCTCCGGCGGCGGGGTGGCGCTGCTCGGCACCGACCAGCTCGGCCGCGACCTGCTCGCCCAGATCCTCGCCGGCAGCCGGGTCTCGGTGGTCGTCGGCCTGGCCACCGTGCTGATCGGCGGCTTCGTCGGGCTGGTCCTCGGGCTGCTCGCCGGCTACTTCGGGGGCTGGGCCGACACCCTGATCTCCCGCCTCGGCGACGTGCAGCTGGCCTTCCCCAGCGTGCTGCTGGCCATCCTCATCGCCGGCGTGCTCGGGCCAAGCCTCACCAACATCATCATCGCCCTGGCGGTCACCCGGTGGGTGATCTTCGCCCGGGTGGTCCGGGCCTCCGCGATCACCGTGCACGCCCTGGAGTACGTCGACTCGGCCCGGGTGCTGGGCGTGGGCCACCTGCGCATCCTGATCCGCTACATCCTCCCGTCCTGCTGGGCGCCGCTGCTGGTGGCCGGCACCGCGCAGATCGGGCTGGCCATGGTGGGGGAGGCCTCGCTGAGCTTCCTCGGCCTCGGCGTACCCGTCACCCAGGCCTCCTGGGGCGCGACCATCTCCGACGGCCGCGACTACCTCTCCTCGGCCTGGTGGATCTCCACCCTGCCCGGCGTGGCCCTCGCCCTGGTGGTCGTGGCCGTGGGCCTGGTCAGCGACGCCTACCGCGACCACACCGACCCGAGGGCGGCGCTGTGA
- a CDS encoding alcohol dehydrogenase catalytic domain-containing protein, which yields MRAVVCHGPEDYRLEHVPVPVPGPGEALVRVEAVGICASDLKCYHGASKFWGDDTRPAWAETGVVPGHEFVGEVVALDDAARARWGVEVGDRVVSEQIVPCWECRYCRRGQYWMCGPHDIYGFKRRTPGAMASYMVFPAAALVHRVSRDLPPAHAAFAEPLSCALHAVERGGITFDDVVVVAGCGPIGLGMVAGARAKSPAHVVALDVSDDRLDLAAACGADVTVNISRQDPLEVVRGLTDGYGADVYLEGSGHPAAVGQGLNLLRKLGTYVEYGVFGSDVTVDWSIISDDKELDVRGAHLGPHCWPAAIRMLESGVLPMDRICTHQLPLADFQQGLDLVGDGSRSVKVSLIPG from the coding sequence ATGCGAGCCGTGGTCTGTCACGGACCCGAGGACTACCGCCTGGAGCACGTGCCGGTGCCGGTGCCCGGGCCGGGGGAGGCGCTGGTCCGGGTCGAGGCCGTCGGCATCTGCGCCAGCGACCTCAAGTGCTACCACGGCGCGAGCAAGTTCTGGGGCGACGACACCCGGCCGGCGTGGGCGGAGACCGGGGTGGTGCCCGGCCACGAGTTCGTCGGCGAGGTGGTCGCCCTGGACGACGCCGCCCGCGCCCGGTGGGGCGTCGAGGTCGGCGACCGGGTGGTCTCCGAGCAGATCGTGCCCTGCTGGGAGTGCCGGTACTGCCGGCGCGGCCAGTACTGGATGTGCGGGCCGCACGACATCTACGGTTTCAAGCGCCGCACCCCGGGCGCGATGGCGTCGTACATGGTCTTCCCGGCCGCCGCCCTGGTACACCGGGTCTCCCGGGACCTGCCGCCGGCGCACGCCGCGTTCGCCGAGCCGCTGTCCTGCGCGCTGCACGCCGTGGAACGCGGGGGGATCACCTTCGACGACGTGGTGGTCGTCGCCGGCTGCGGGCCGATCGGGCTGGGCATGGTCGCCGGGGCGCGGGCGAAGTCCCCGGCGCACGTGGTGGCGTTGGACGTCTCCGACGACCGCCTCGACCTGGCCGCCGCCTGCGGCGCCGACGTCACCGTCAACATCTCCCGGCAGGACCCGCTGGAGGTGGTGCGCGGGCTGACCGACGGGTACGGCGCGGACGTCTACCTGGAGGGCAGCGGCCACCCGGCCGCCGTCGGCCAGGGCCTCAACCTGCTCCGCAAGCTCGGCACCTACGTGGAGTACGGCGTCTTCGGCTCCGACGTCACCGTCGACTGGAGCATCATCAGCGACGACAAGGAACTCGACGTCCGCGGCGCCCACCTCGGCCCGCACTGCTGGCCGGCGGCGATCCGGATGCTGGAGTCCGGCGTCCTGCCGATGGACCGGATCTGCACCCACCAGCTCCCGCTGGCCGACTTCCAGCAGGGCCTCGACCTGGTCGGTGACGGCTCCCGGTCGGTCAAGGTCTCCCTGATCCCCGGATAG
- a CDS encoding LacI family DNA-binding transcriptional regulator: MNSPRRVTLQDIATSVGLSVNTVSRALAGKSAVSEETRAMIKAEADRLGYVPNTMARSLVLGQAMTIGVVITNPSNPFYSRMISAIEQRGSTLGYSVLLVVSEENHANELRAVESMRRWGVDGALVVPVQPEVDHWRRLVAAGTELVLVNRDLPELDCDLVGIDYERGAYQATLHLLDSGVERMYLLEEDLAISTVGARMAGFDRALTERGVPAESVRVLRVPTRRRAANTLPWEPAEAYELAQRLVADVPPRSGILVGNDYFALGVYRALTEAGRRVGEDVSVVGFGDHPFSAYLDPGLSSVRLPAEQVGTAAVDQLVARIGRRGSGAPRTRISFPGELVVRGSSNHRQSTAADPGSR, encoded by the coding sequence ATGAACTCACCCCGACGCGTCACCCTGCAAGACATCGCCACCTCGGTCGGCCTCTCGGTCAACACCGTGTCCCGCGCGCTGGCCGGCAAGAGCGCCGTCAGCGAGGAGACCCGGGCGATGATCAAGGCCGAGGCCGACCGGCTCGGCTACGTCCCGAACACCATGGCCAGATCCCTGGTCCTCGGCCAGGCCATGACCATCGGGGTGGTCATCACCAACCCGTCCAACCCGTTCTACTCCCGCATGATCAGCGCCATCGAGCAGCGCGGCAGCACGCTGGGCTACTCGGTGCTGCTGGTGGTCTCCGAGGAGAACCACGCCAACGAGCTGCGCGCGGTGGAGTCGATGCGGCGCTGGGGCGTCGACGGGGCCCTGGTGGTGCCGGTGCAGCCCGAGGTCGACCACTGGCGGCGGCTGGTGGCGGCCGGCACCGAGCTGGTGCTGGTCAACCGCGACCTGCCGGAACTCGACTGCGACCTGGTCGGCATCGACTACGAGCGGGGCGCGTACCAGGCCACCCTGCATCTGCTCGACAGCGGCGTCGAGCGGATGTACCTGCTGGAGGAGGACCTGGCGATATCCACGGTGGGCGCCCGGATGGCCGGGTTCGACCGGGCGCTGACCGAGCGGGGGGTGCCGGCCGAGTCGGTACGCGTGCTGCGCGTACCGACCCGGCGGCGCGCCGCCAACACCCTGCCCTGGGAGCCGGCCGAGGCGTACGAGCTGGCCCAGCGCCTGGTGGCCGACGTGCCGCCGCGCTCGGGCATCCTCGTCGGCAACGACTACTTCGCCCTCGGGGTCTACCGGGCGCTGACCGAGGCCGGCCGCCGGGTGGGCGAGGACGTGTCGGTCGTCGGCTTCGGCGACCACCCGTTCTCCGCCTACCTCGACCCGGGGCTGAGCAGCGTGCGGCTCCCCGCCGAGCAGGTCGGCACCGCCGCGGTCGACCAGCTCGTCGCCCGGATCGGCCGGCGCGGCTCCGGCGCCCCCCGGACCCGGATCAGCTTCCCCGGGGAGCTGGTCGTACGGGGCTCCTCCAACCACCGGCAGTCCACTGCCGCCGACCCCGGGAGCCGCTGA
- a CDS encoding ABC transporter permease has protein sequence MLRFVLKRLAQAVLIILASLTVVFLVVRVAPGDPAALILGASASQSDIAALRTQLGLDEPLLRQYLTFLQGVAQGDFGTSWRLGGDALANVLERLPATLQLSAFALLITVAVGFPLGVLSARRAGSWIDRAISVPTLLGQALPTFWVGVMLILVFSRTLDVLPATANGTVASLVLPSVTLALPFLGWLARLVRNGVLEELGKDYVRTARAKGVDGRVVFYRHVVRNMMIPVVTLLGLLVGNFIANAVIIEVVFAWPGIGSLMIDSITNRDYSVVQAVIMTITVAYVLLNLLVDFLYVKLDPRLNPEHMS, from the coding sequence ATGCTCAGGTTCGTCCTGAAACGTCTCGCCCAGGCCGTGTTGATCATCCTGGCCTCGCTGACCGTGGTCTTCCTGGTCGTCCGGGTGGCCCCCGGCGACCCGGCCGCGCTGATCCTCGGCGCCTCGGCCAGCCAGAGCGACATCGCCGCGCTGCGTACCCAGCTCGGGCTCGACGAGCCGCTGCTGCGGCAGTACCTCACCTTCCTGCAGGGCGTCGCCCAGGGCGACTTCGGCACCTCCTGGCGCCTCGGCGGCGACGCCCTGGCCAACGTGCTGGAGCGGCTGCCGGCCACCCTGCAACTGTCCGCCTTCGCGCTGCTGATCACCGTGGCGGTCGGCTTCCCGCTCGGCGTGCTCAGCGCCCGGCGGGCCGGCTCCTGGATCGACCGGGCCATCTCCGTGCCGACGCTGCTCGGCCAGGCGCTGCCCACCTTCTGGGTCGGCGTGATGCTGATCCTGGTCTTCTCCCGCACCCTGGACGTGCTGCCCGCCACCGCCAACGGCACGGTCGCCTCGCTGGTGCTGCCCTCGGTGACCCTGGCGCTGCCGTTCCTCGGCTGGCTGGCCCGGCTGGTCCGCAACGGCGTGCTGGAGGAGCTGGGCAAGGACTACGTCCGCACCGCCCGCGCCAAGGGCGTCGACGGCCGGGTGGTCTTCTACCGCCACGTGGTGCGCAACATGATGATCCCGGTGGTGACCCTGCTCGGCCTGCTGGTCGGCAACTTCATCGCCAACGCCGTGATCATCGAGGTGGTCTTCGCCTGGCCCGGCATCGGCTCGCTGATGATCGACTCGATCACCAACCGCGACTACTCGGTGGTGCAGGCGGTCATCATGACCATCACCGTCGCGTACGTCCTGCTGAACCTGCTGGTCGACTTTCTCTACGTCAAGCTGGATCCGCGGCTGAATCCGGAGCACATGTCATGA
- a CDS encoding ABC transporter ATP-binding protein → MTDIRPSEGGTPEPLLRVTDLRLSLGRGAGAVDLVRGVSLDVPAGTTVAVVGESGSGKSLTALAMMGLLPPGVTVGGGDIVLDGAPVARLTERQWQPLRGRELSMIFQDPLSALNPCIRVGDQIAEMFRRRAGASRREARDRAVESMVEVGIPDAANRARSYPHEFSGGMRQRVMIAMALSLQPRLLIADEPTTALDVTVQAQIMRLLAERKQARGLTMILISHDLGVVSRSADQVVVMYAGRVVESGPSRDVLSRPAHPYTVGLMRSVPDRRRPGATLEAIGGQPPDPRTVPAGCAFHPRCPMARDRCRTEVPALRPVAPARASACHFADEVVGDAPDRPSADTSEVSGHV, encoded by the coding sequence GTGACCGACATCAGGCCGTCCGAAGGCGGCACCCCCGAGCCCCTGCTGCGCGTCACCGACCTGCGGCTGAGCCTCGGCCGCGGCGCCGGCGCGGTGGACCTGGTCCGCGGCGTCAGCCTCGACGTACCGGCCGGCACGACCGTGGCGGTCGTCGGCGAGTCCGGCAGCGGCAAGAGCCTGACCGCGCTGGCCATGATGGGCCTGCTGCCCCCGGGCGTCACCGTCGGCGGCGGCGACATCGTCCTCGACGGCGCGCCGGTCGCCCGGCTGACCGAACGCCAGTGGCAGCCGCTGCGCGGCCGGGAACTCAGCATGATCTTCCAGGACCCGCTGTCGGCGTTGAACCCGTGCATCCGGGTCGGCGACCAGATCGCCGAGATGTTCCGCCGCCGCGCCGGGGCGAGCCGTCGCGAGGCCCGCGACCGCGCCGTCGAGTCCATGGTGGAGGTCGGCATCCCGGACGCGGCGAACCGGGCCCGGTCGTACCCGCACGAGTTCTCCGGTGGCATGCGGCAACGCGTCATGATCGCCATGGCGCTGTCCCTGCAACCCCGGCTGCTCATCGCCGACGAGCCCACCACCGCGCTCGACGTCACCGTCCAGGCGCAGATCATGCGGCTGCTGGCCGAGCGCAAGCAGGCCCGCGGACTCACCATGATCCTGATCAGCCACGACCTCGGCGTGGTGTCCCGCTCCGCCGACCAGGTCGTCGTCATGTACGCCGGCCGGGTCGTCGAGTCCGGGCCGAGCCGTGACGTCCTCAGCCGCCCCGCCCACCCGTACACCGTCGGGTTGATGCGTTCGGTGCCCGACCGTCGGCGCCCGGGCGCGACCCTGGAGGCCATCGGCGGCCAGCCGCCGGACCCGCGGACCGTGCCCGCCGGCTGCGCCTTCCACCCCCGGTGCCCGATGGCCCGGGACCGCTGCCGCACGGAGGTGCCCGCGCTGCGACCCGTCGCGCCGGCCCGCGCCAGCGCCTGCCACTTCGCCGACGAGGTGGTCGGCGACGCCCCCGACCGGCCCAGCGCCGACACCAGCGAGGTGAGCGGACATGTCTGA
- a CDS encoding ABC transporter substrate-binding protein, translating to MDNHTTINRRRFLTVAGIGAASTYLAACGVAGGDAEKAKAALKVCFAQPITDLDPLSPNTTVDEPALMARRLIFDTLVRRQGDGYGPALATSWARPDPQTWVFKLRDDVTFHDGSKLTAEDVVASIRKAIDTTTNLSALWGSVKSAEATDPTTVTVRTDGPLGTLLVNLTLLFIPPAKRLAEPGFFRKPIGSGPYKVDAFAPSSKLSLVKADTYWGDAAKSPAVELPYIAETSTAITSLLTGDVDAFWPVPPDQVRDVTGKDGVKVDRVPSYVYFLNWFNCSRKPFTDPRVRRAMWHAVDVNNIVRDLYGDAATVMDSPIPSTVFGAAPQQPYAYDPARAKQLLAEAGLGGGFKTSMMWFATSGPLISQLAQSMIASWAKVGITVEAQQVEKATWLERLNKLDWDMDLQTNTVTTGDADFTLGRLYTSKANRMGYRNPALDELLAKARGSAEQAERKALYAQACKTIWDDAVGIFPATITTAYAVRDTVRGFTPVPSNQPDLSTVLMGG from the coding sequence ATGGACAACCACACCACCATCAACCGCCGGCGGTTCCTGACCGTCGCCGGCATCGGAGCGGCGAGCACCTACCTGGCGGCCTGCGGGGTGGCCGGCGGCGACGCGGAGAAGGCGAAGGCCGCCCTCAAGGTCTGCTTCGCACAGCCGATCACCGACCTCGACCCGCTGAGCCCGAACACCACGGTGGACGAGCCCGCCCTGATGGCCCGCCGGCTCATCTTCGACACCCTGGTGCGCCGCCAGGGCGACGGCTACGGCCCTGCCCTGGCGACCTCCTGGGCCCGGCCGGACCCGCAGACCTGGGTGTTCAAGCTCCGCGACGACGTCACCTTCCACGACGGCAGCAAGCTCACCGCCGAGGACGTGGTCGCCTCGATCCGCAAGGCGATCGACACCACCACCAACCTCTCGGCCCTGTGGGGCTCGGTGAAGTCGGCCGAGGCGACCGACCCGACCACGGTCACCGTCCGCACCGACGGGCCGCTGGGCACCCTGCTGGTCAACCTGACCCTGCTGTTCATCCCGCCGGCCAAGCGGCTGGCCGAGCCCGGCTTCTTCCGCAAGCCGATCGGCAGCGGGCCGTACAAGGTGGACGCCTTCGCGCCGTCGTCGAAGCTCAGCCTGGTCAAGGCCGACACCTACTGGGGGGACGCGGCCAAGAGCCCGGCGGTCGAGCTGCCGTACATCGCGGAGACCTCCACCGCGATCACCTCGCTGCTCACCGGCGACGTCGACGCGTTCTGGCCGGTGCCGCCGGACCAGGTCCGGGACGTGACCGGCAAGGACGGCGTCAAGGTCGACCGGGTGCCGAGCTACGTCTACTTCCTCAACTGGTTCAACTGCTCCCGCAAGCCCTTCACCGACCCGCGGGTCCGGCGCGCCATGTGGCACGCGGTCGACGTCAACAACATCGTCCGCGACCTGTACGGCGACGCCGCCACGGTGATGGACTCGCCCATCCCGTCCACCGTCTTCGGCGCCGCGCCGCAGCAGCCGTACGCCTACGACCCGGCACGGGCCAAGCAGCTGCTCGCCGAGGCCGGCCTCGGCGGCGGCTTCAAGACCTCGATGATGTGGTTCGCCACCAGTGGACCGCTGATCTCCCAGCTGGCCCAGTCGATGATCGCCAGCTGGGCCAAGGTGGGGATCACCGTCGAGGCGCAGCAGGTGGAGAAGGCGACCTGGCTGGAGCGGCTCAACAAGCTCGACTGGGACATGGACCTGCAGACCAACACGGTCACCACCGGCGACGCCGACTTCACCCTCGGCCGGCTCTACACCTCCAAGGCCAACCGGATGGGCTACCGCAACCCGGCGCTGGACGAGCTGCTGGCCAAGGCCCGCGGCTCGGCGGAGCAGGCCGAGCGCAAGGCCCTGTACGCCCAGGCGTGCAAGACGATCTGGGACGATGCCGTCGGGATCTTCCCGGCGACCATCACCACCGCCTACGCGGTCCGCGACACGGTGCGGGGCTTCACGCCGGTTCCCAGCAACCAACCCGACCTGTCCACAGTGCTGATGGGAGGCTGA